Genomic window (Candidatus Binataceae bacterium):
CGGCCCCAACTGAAATCGGCCACGAAGCGGCCGCCGATCACCGCGGCCAGGATCAAGCCCACTCCTAACAGCGAGGCTTCCAGAACTCGTCCCGGCCGAATCCAGGTCATATATAGCCCCACCAGCATTGCAACGGGCACGGTCGCGGCCACGGTGGAGGTGGCCCAGGCACTGTCCTTCATCGCGTTGGCCACCACCAGCCCCAGCACCGCGATGAGAATGATCATGATGAGCAGCACGCCTACCAGCGCGGTAAAGCCGCCCACCGGGCCGATCTCTTCGCGCGCCAGCTGTCCCAGGGAGCGGCCCCGGCGGCGCAAGGAGAGTCCCAGGATGACGAAGTCTTGAACGCATCCACCCAGGACCGCGCCTATCACGATCCACAAAATCGAAGGTAGATAGCCGAACTGGGCGGCCAGGATGGGTCCCACGAGCGGGCCGGGCCCGGCGATCGCGGCGAAATGGTGGCCGAAGGCAATCCAGCGCGGAGTGGGTACATAATCGCGCCCGTTGTTGAGCGCCACCGCCGGCGTGTGCCGGGTGTCATCGAGCGCCAGCACGCGGGCGGCGATGAAGGCCGAATAGAAGCGGTAGCCCAGGGCGTACACGCACAGCGCCGCGATTAGGAACCAGAGCGCGTTGGGCGGGCGCTCGCCATGCAAGGCGCTGAGCACGAGCAGCGCCAACACCCCTAATGCGGTGACCGCGGTCCAGCCCACAGCGGCAACGATCTTCCTCATTACCCAGGCTCCTTCCTCTCCCGCTTCCGATCGAAAGTCGCGCAGTGCGGTGCCCTCGCGTGGCAGGACGTCGCGTAGGCTAGAATTTCTCCACCGCCGGGCGCAGATCCAGCTCCTGTGTCCAGGTGTCGCGCGGCTGGCGATAAAGCTGCCAGTAGGTCTCCGCGATCGCCTTGGGTGTCAGAGTTGTGCCGGCGCTGTCGGGACTGATGTGGCCGTCGATGATGATGTGGGCAACGTGAATGCCGCGCGGTCCCAGCTCGCGCGCCATCGATTGCGCCAGCGCGCGCAAACCGAACTTGGGCACTGCCAGCTTGACGAAATTGGCGCTGCCGCGCAACGAGGCGGTGGCCCCGGTAAACAGGATGGTGCCCCCAGCCGCCAGCATCGCGCGCGCCGCGGCTTGGCCCACCAAAAAGCCGCCCATGCATCCCACCCGCCAGCTCTGTTCAAAATCTTCCGGCGTAACGTCCAGAACACTGGCGCGGCCAAAGCCGCTGGCGTTGTAAACCACTACTTCGGGGCGGCCCAGGTCAGCCTCTACCGCGGCAAACAGGGCCTGGACCGCGGCCGGCGCGGTCGCGTCGCAGGAATACGGCTTGATGTTGCTTGCGTCGCCGCTATTGACTAGGCGCGCGACCTTGTCCAGGTTGCGCGCGGCGGCTGCTACCCGCAGCCCGCCATGGGCGAAACGCTCCGCCAAGGCCCAGCCCAAGCCCGGGCCTACTCCGACAATAACGGCGACCGCTTCTGC
Coding sequences:
- a CDS encoding SDR family oxidoreductase, with protein sequence MAEAVAVIVGVGPGLGWALAERFAHGGLRVAAAARNLDKVARLVNSGDASNIKPYSCDATAPAAVQALFAAVEADLGRPEVVVYNASGFGRASVLDVTPEDFEQSWRVGCMGGFLVGQAAARAMLAAGGTILFTGATASLRGSANFVKLAVPKFGLRALAQSMARELGPRGIHVAHIIIDGHISPDSAGTTLTPKAIAETYWQLYRQPRDTWTQELDLRPAVEKF